One Vespula pensylvanica isolate Volc-1 chromosome 3, ASM1446617v1, whole genome shotgun sequence DNA window includes the following coding sequences:
- the LOC122628055 gene encoding uncharacterized protein LOC122628055, which yields MDSMPAVEIKQTLEREYEIYLTATDIRNLNLVKLVDMNNNLTENTISLKTSSVEVRDEIFFLPGIEGYANAFKTLESKIKSPATCFQFETNYELKSIEAITNFILLHILDKLEGRSEFILVGYSFGLLIGIELKSD from the exons ATGGATTCCATGCCTGCTGTAGAAATAAAACAGACATTGGAACgtgaatatgaaatatatcttaCTGCTACAGATATTAGGAATTTGAATTTGGTCAAACTGGTGGATATGAATAATAACTTGACGGAAAATA CAATCTCACTTAAAACCAGTTCCGTAGAGGTTCGGGACGAGATATTCTTTCTTCCAGGAATTGAAGGCTATGCTAACGCTTTCAAAACATtagaatcaaaaattaaatcacCTGCGACATGTTTTCAATTTGAGACAAATTACGAGTTAAAATCTATTGAAGCTATAACCAATTTCATTCTACTG CATATATTGGATAAACTTGAAGGTCGAAGTGAATTCATATTAGTAGGGTATTCATTTGGATTACTTATAGGTATTGAATTGAAATCCGATTAA